One genomic segment of Acanthochromis polyacanthus isolate Apoly-LR-REF ecotype Palm Island chromosome 9, KAUST_Apoly_ChrSc, whole genome shotgun sequence includes these proteins:
- the rpap2 gene encoding putative RNA polymerase II subunit B1 CTD phosphatase rpap2, producing MAAEERRSTGGSVKTTTKGGKRIKALTAEEEARRREEIKEKLREKLELEKRALQVVERLLEDSVAEDFLVDCAKFITPANYKDTIEERSIAKLCGYPICPNKLGKIPTQQYKISAKTNKVYDITERKCFCSNFCYKASKEFELQISKTPLWIRQHESPPEIKLLKKGDGGSSGEEVMLSEKRLKEEDIENPLNAQPEDLQSSQQRPPAAEHSDSSDGEQEQDFVSSVVSQQQRPRVHWGDLPKRRDEEKNGGRGNMERRKKQTRNGYEEETEFHPRQNIEKEGQIRGDEEMKQIRTDAGKPQELHKIDTDQAVMKEKDFLDESSVEEATAKLNLCSLSETVTHNTVLPVDSTPTQTEKTSSLTSPSVIESEPQTESKALPSSDVMNQNTLKTALPKQTDLSITQVGMSKRGAAGLRDLLKNYAGEATPDSVHLNLLEGLRRTLKKWCTDETLKFLYGADQSLDPSSVDVQEETEEAELDEDDIDDEVIDAGEQKRPSAAVPDFETLKKETQQLELRVSEFYKGTWILPEEVQEPNGDTDRRTKDPVLPLIDSQAQHLIQKRITVEKLTSCLRNIVGPLHLTMSDVSTDLNSLVRTFRFTNTNIIHKTPEWTLIAVVLLHLLSEVSPAVREALKRSASVEYLNTLMEELGLQEQDVLNLVQLFKPPKH from the exons ATGGCGGCTGAGGAGAGGAGGAGTACCGGAGGCTCCgttaaaaccaccacaaaag gtggGAAACGCATCAAAGCACTAACAGCTGAAGAAGAAGCGAGAAG GAGAGAGGAGATTAAGGAGAAATTGAGGGAGAAGTTGGAGTTGGAGAAAAGAGCTCTGCAGGTGGTGGAGCGTCTCCTGGAGGACAGTGTGGCTGAGGACTTCCTGGTTGACTGT GCCAAGTTCATCACTCCAGCTAATTACAAAGATACTATAGAGGAAAGATCGATTGCGAAACTATGTGGATATCCCATATGTCCAAATAAACTGGGCAAG atcCCAACTCAACAGTACAAAATATCTGCTAAGACCAATAAGGTGTATGACATCACAGAGCGCAAG tgtttttgcaGTAACTTCTGCTACAAAGCGTCCAAAGAGTTTGAGCTACAAATATCAAAGACGCCGCTTTGGATCAGACAGCATGAGAG TCCTCCAGAGATTAAACTGTTGAAGAAAGGAGATGG TGGGAGCTCTGGTGAGGAGGTGATGCTGTCAGAGAAGCGTCTGAAAGAGGAAGACATTGAGAACCCGCTGAATGCTCAACCAGAGGATCTTCAGAGCTCTCAGCAGCGTCCTCCTGCAGCTGAACACAGTGACAGCAGCGACGGTGAACAGGAGCAGGACTTCGTCTCCAGTGTCGTCTCCCAGCAGCAGAGGCCCAGAGTGCACTGGGGAGACCTGCCTAAACgcagagatgaagagaagaatGGTGGACGAGGGAAcatggagaggaggaagaaacagACCAGGAACGGATATGAAGAGGAAACTGAATTTCATCCAAGACAGAATATAGAGAAGGAAGGACAAATAAGAGGagatgaggaaatgaaacaaattaGAACTGATGCTGGAAAACCTCAAGAGCTGCACAAAATAGATACTGACCAGGCAGTGATGAAAGAGAAAGACTTCCTTGATGAATCTAGTGTGGAAGAGGCTACAGCTAAACTAAATCTGTGTAGTTTATCTGAGACAGTCACTCACAACACTGTCCTGCCTGTGGATTCAACacccacacagacagaaaaaacatcttCACTCACCTCGCCTTCAGTTATAGAGTCAGAACCCCAAACAGAAAGCAAAGCTCTCCCTTCTTCAGATGTCATGAATCAGAATACTCTAAAGACAGCTTTACCAAAGCAAACAGATCTAAGCATCACCCAAGTGGGTATGAGCAAGAGAGGGGCAGCAGGACTGCGAGATCTACTGAAGAACTACGCCGGTGAAGCCACACCTGACTCAGTGCATCTGAATCTTCTCGAGGGCCTCAGAAGAACTTTGAAGAAGTGGTGCACTGATGAAACGTTGAAGTTCCTGTATGGCGCTGATCAATCACTGGATCCTTCATCTGTTGATGTACAAGAAGAAACTGAGGAGGCAGAGTTGGATGAAGATGATATTGACGATGAGGTGATTGACGCTGGGGAGCAAAAGAGGCCATCAGCTGCAGTTCCAGACTTTGAGACATTGAAGAAGGAAACCCAGCAGCTGGAGCTCAGGGTCAGTGAGTTTTATAAGGGGACGTGGATTCTGCCGGAGGAGGTGCAGGAGCCGAACGGAGACACG GACCGAAGAACGAAGGATCCAGTTCTTCCACTGATTGACTCTCAAGCTCAGCACCTCATCCAGAAGCGAATCACAGTGGAGAAGCTCACCAGCTG TCTCAGAAACATTGTGGGTCCGCTGCATCTCACCATGAGTGACGTCTCCACCGACCTGAACAGCCTGGTCAGAACGTTCAG GTTcaccaacacaaacatcatcCACAAAACTCCAGAGTGGACCCTCATAGCCGTGGTGCTTCTACATCT gTTGTCAGAAGTGTCTCCGGCGGTGCGAGAAGCCTTAAAGAGGTCGGCCTCAGTGGA
- the glmna gene encoding glomulin, FKBP associated protein a yields MALEQLSDVVQRCQALSNDSYATEDHDVFTIAGRSCIEEGNSAQVLSIVLDEKNQDMVRCMGWNLLPPLIPVLLKKEDKNLPQCLAIFNHLMQTCRPKELLIGLLEQLEQDDPDTIAESLHLLLSPLQKVLLCLGSRKPSSLGMTLSSVLDQVAKLPLPLTKEQEEDDVFSLCRCCADLIDFVRPFVNEARQNLLTTKTHGKNIDTMTTKQNEMEDELRTELLKFCMKTLSHPLLEVQLRDPDTLPVSPLRMFATDILETLRAIGESLPSLVYQPLLRRKRVPGFLEEEVRYPKESLASLAHLVFVHHLAADTFPSVFSPVFSLRCTMEHILLLLSRTEDCRIQKGLELYEKSLVRVEDSSLPADLLEIKTFLTVPQNLVKVMTMCPRHDLRTRGLKVFQLSIDKFNTEAKYRFFQYMLKTSRHSGVEGYIIKNIKNQIDIALQPGNSNTWFEGVHLLPLLRKVLSLPDGPETDLLQYLDRIMESLNLLRYLVIRDKVTENQTGIWTELYKIEDAFMKPLRVGINMSRAHYERELHTTMEAKKKKAKEEESVLSVSVGDEKLPNMTSESQIQALHSALHTFDMIESVLVRIEELVQVKDDP; encoded by the exons ATGGCTCTGGAGCAGCTCAGTGATGTGGTCCAGAGATGT CAAGCCCTGTCCAATGACAGCTACGCCACTGAGGATCATGACGTCTTCACGATTGCAGGGCGGAGCTGCATCGAGGAGGGAAACAGCGCTCAGGTCCTCAGTATCGTCCTGGATGAAAAGAATCAG GACATGGTGAGATGTATGGGTTGGaatctgctgcctccactgaTTCCGGTGCTGCTGAAGAAAGAAGACAAGAACCTTCCTCAGTGCCTGGCCATTTTCAACCACCTGATGCAG ACCTGCAGACCCAAAGAGCTGCTGATCGGCCTGTTGGAACAACTGGAACAGGATGATCCTGACACCATAGCTGAGAGTCTTCATCTCCTCTTGAGCCCCCTACAGAAAG TGCTTCTGTGCCTCGGGAGTCGTAAGCCGTCATCCTTGGGTATGACCCTGTCCTCGGTGCTGGACCAGGTGGCCAAACTGCCTCTCCCTCTCACCAAGGAGCAAGAGGAGGACGACGTGTTCTCGCTTTGTCGCTGCTGTGCAGACCTGATAGACTTTGTCAGACCCTTTGTCAATGAGGCCAGACAAAACCTACTCACCACTAAGACACACGGCAAGAACATagacacaatgacaacaaagcaGAACGAGATGGAAGACGAGCTCCGGACAGAGCTCCTTAAGTT CTGTATGAAGACTCTGAGTCATCCTCTGTTGGAGGTACAACTCAGGGATCCCGACACGCTGCCTGTGTCCCCGCTCAGGATGTTCGCCACAGACATTTTG gAAACCCTCCGTGCTATCGGAGAGTCTCTCCCCAGCCTCGTCTACCAGCCTCTGCTGAGGAGGAAACGGGTTCCAGGCttcctggaggaggaggtgcgTTATCCTAAAGAGTCTCTGGCCAGCTTGGCTCACCTGGTGTTTGTCCATCACCTGGCTGCTGATACATTCCCCAGTGTTTTCAG TCCTGTGTTCAGTCTTCGGTGTACCATGGAGCACATCCTTCTCCTCCTGTCCAG aaCCGAGGACTGCAGGATTCAGAAAGGACTG GAGTTGTATGAGAAAAGTCTAGTGCGAGTGGAGGACAGCAGTTTGCCTGCAGATCTGCTGGAGATCAAAACCTTCCTCACAGTGCCTCAG AACTTGGTAAAGGTCATGACGATGTGTCCAAGGCATGATTTG AGAACCAGAGGCCTGAAGGTGTTCCAGTTGAGCATTGATAAGTTTAATACTGAAGCCAAGTACAGATTTTTCCA GTACATGCTGAAGACAAGTCGTCACTCAGGAGTGGAAGGTTACATCATCAAAAACATCAAGAATCAGATAGACATCGCTCTGCAG CCAGGTAACAGTAACACCTGGTTTGAGGGtgttcacctgctgcctctgctCAGGAAGGTTCTTAGTCTTCCTGACGGCCCAGAGACCGACCTACTGCAGTATCTGGACAG AATCATGGAGTCTCTGAACCTGCTGCGTTACCTGGTTATAAGAGACAAAGTAACGGAGAACCAG ACGGGGATCTGGACAGAGCTTTATAAAATAGAGGATGCCTTCATGAAGCCCCTGCGTGTCGGGATAAACATGTCCAGAGCTCACTATGAGAGGGAGCTGCACACCACCATGGAggccaagaagaagaaagccaAAG AAGAGGAATCGGTGCTTTCTGTGTCCGTCGGTGATGAGAAGCTGCCGAACATGACGTCAGAGTCGCAGATCCAG GCTCTGCATTCGGCCCTGCACACGTTTGACATGATCGAGAGCGTGTTGGTGCGGATAGAGGAGCTCGTTCAAGTGAAAGATGATCCATAA
- the cdc7 gene encoding cell division cycle 7-related protein kinase isoform X1 → MELSPVRNEGISTDGCIIKADRSHMKGKLSRDVEMAIEFLYKAVPQLAKVFRIVDKIGEGTFSSVYLGEAQMRDGRKEMFALKHLIPTSHPTRIAAELQCLTVAGGRDNVMGVTYCFRKEDHVVIVMPYMEHQAIVDIIGLLSFEEARLYIYHLLKALKHIHQFGIIHRDIKPNNFLYNRNSKMFALVDFGLAQGTADTQIELLKVVKQRSSQRGGGSTGKQQAAHRSKAPSKLPHKITTTASTPLSPPPGRSVPLPPSSSSTTTFFSASRKALVKKTRSVTTTNITTTTTSSSRTKHTKDLAALRKVFAERNLNSCTPADSTTKQAAVKTELVVPSKPEDPAARCPPPVKTQSSSQKPQWTVQQDLTCNCYMTDRVCNVCMSRKQQVAPRGGTPGFRAPEVLTKCPDQGTAIDVWSAGVILLSLLSGRYPFFKASDDLIALTQIMIIRGSRETIQAAKSFGKAVVCSRELPRQDLRTLCETLRGRRPSPDDEVTPVPEATTRHLKIQDDTPTHRPIEGTFKQHNDGAGETLSSHLASRQKQSGKKETANCLAEQSSVTDWKVEEDERGWDSVPDEAYDLLDKLLDLNPHSRITAAEALQHPLFKDL, encoded by the exons ATGGAGTTGTCTCCTGTTCGCAATGAGGGCATCAGCACAGACGGATGTATCATCAAAGCCGACAGAAGTCACATGAAAGGCAAACTGTCAA GGGATGTTGAGATGGCTATCGAGTTTCTCTACAAAGCTGTTCCTCAGCTGGCAAAGGTTTTCCGCATCGTAGACAAAATTGGAGAAG GTACGTTCAGCTCGGTGTACTTGGGTGAGGCACAGATGCGAGACGGGAGGAAAGAGATGTTTGCCTTGAAGCACCTCATCCCCACCAGCCATCCGACACGCATTGCTGCAGAGCTTCAGTGTCTCACTGTTGCGGG AGGCAGAGACAATGTGATGGGGGTGACATACTGCTTTAGGAAGGAGGACCATGTGGTGATTGTAATGCCCTACATGGAGCATCAAGCTATTGTG GACATCATTGGGTTGCTAAGCTTTGAAGAGGCCCGTCTGTACATCTACCACCTGTTAAAGGCCCTCAAACATATTCACCAGTTTGGCATCATTCATCGGGACATAAAGCCAAATAACTTCCTCTACAACAGGAACAGCAAAAT GTTTGCTCTTGTGGACTTCGGCCTGGCTCAGGGTACAGCTGACACCCAGATCGAGCTGCTGAAGGTGGTGAAGCAGAGGTCATCACAGAGAGGTGGAGGCTCCACAGGGAAACAACAGGCCGCACACCGGAGCAAAGCACCTTCTAAACTCCCTCACAAAATCACCACCACAGCCTCAACCCCACTCTCTCCACCTCCTGGGCGATCAGTACCCCTGCcgccttcctcttcctccaccaCCACTTTCTTCTCAGCCTCTCGAAAAGCACTGGTTAAAAAAACACGATCTGTCACCACCACCAACATcactaccaccaccacctcctcctctcgcACAAAGCACACAAAG GATCTGGCAGCACTACGCAAAGTGTTTGCAGAGAGGAACCTGAACAGCTGCACACCAGCTGACTCCACCACCAAACAAGCTGCTGTTAAAACAGAA CTGGTAGTGCCCAGCAAACCAGAGGATCCAGCCGCCAGGTGTCCGCCGCCGGTCAAGACTCAGAGCAGCAGTCAGAAACCTCAGTGGACAGTACAACAGGACCTCACCTGTAACTGTTACATGACTGACCGTGTCTGCAACGTCTGCATGTCCAG gAAGCAGCAGGTGGCACCCAGAGGTGGAACACCAGGCTTTAGAGCACCAGAAGTCCTCACCAAGTGTCCCGACCAAGGAACAG CCATAGATGTGTGGTCAGCTGGTGTGATCCTGCTCTCACTTCTCAGTGGTCGTTATCCGTTCTTTAAAGCCAGCGATGATCTGATTGCTCTCACTCAGATCATGATCATACGAGGCTCTAGAGAGACAATCCAGGCAGCTAAGTCGTTTG GTAAAGCGGTGGTGTGCAGCCGGGAGCTTCCTCGACAGGACCTCAGGACGCTGTGTGAGACGCTCCGTGGACGGAGGCCGTCACCAGATGATGAAGTCACACCAGTTCCTGAAGCCACCACCCGTCATCTCAAAATCCAAGATGACACGCCCACACACCGTCCCATTGAGGGAACATTTAAGCAGCACAATGATGGAGCAGGAGAAACTCTTTCTTCTCATCTTGCAAGCCGCCAGAAACAGTCGGGCAAAAAAGAAACCGCAAATTGTCTCGCAGAACAGAGCTCGGTAACAGATTGGAAGGTGGAGGAAGATGAGCGGGGTTGGGACAGCGTTCCTGATGAGGCCTACGACCTGCTGGACAAGCTGCTGGACCTGAACCCTCACAGCAGAATCACAGCTGCTGAGGCTCTGCAGCATCCACTGTTCAAGGACCTTTGA
- the cdc7 gene encoding cell division cycle 7-related protein kinase isoform X2 gives MGVTYCFRKEDHVVIVMPYMEHQAIVDIIGLLSFEEARLYIYHLLKALKHIHQFGIIHRDIKPNNFLYNRNSKMFALVDFGLAQGTADTQIELLKVVKQRSSQRGGGSTGKQQAAHRSKAPSKLPHKITTTASTPLSPPPGRSVPLPPSSSSTTTFFSASRKALVKKTRSVTTTNITTTTTSSSRTKHTKDLAALRKVFAERNLNSCTPADSTTKQAAVKTELVVPSKPEDPAARCPPPVKTQSSSQKPQWTVQQDLTCNCYMTDRVCNVCMSRKQQVAPRGGTPGFRAPEVLTKCPDQGTAIDVWSAGVILLSLLSGRYPFFKASDDLIALTQIMIIRGSRETIQAAKSFGKAVVCSRELPRQDLRTLCETLRGRRPSPDDEVTPVPEATTRHLKIQDDTPTHRPIEGTFKQHNDGAGETLSSHLASRQKQSGKKETANCLAEQSSVTDWKVEEDERGWDSVPDEAYDLLDKLLDLNPHSRITAAEALQHPLFKDL, from the exons ATGGGGGTGACATACTGCTTTAGGAAGGAGGACCATGTGGTGATTGTAATGCCCTACATGGAGCATCAAGCTATTGTG GACATCATTGGGTTGCTAAGCTTTGAAGAGGCCCGTCTGTACATCTACCACCTGTTAAAGGCCCTCAAACATATTCACCAGTTTGGCATCATTCATCGGGACATAAAGCCAAATAACTTCCTCTACAACAGGAACAGCAAAAT GTTTGCTCTTGTGGACTTCGGCCTGGCTCAGGGTACAGCTGACACCCAGATCGAGCTGCTGAAGGTGGTGAAGCAGAGGTCATCACAGAGAGGTGGAGGCTCCACAGGGAAACAACAGGCCGCACACCGGAGCAAAGCACCTTCTAAACTCCCTCACAAAATCACCACCACAGCCTCAACCCCACTCTCTCCACCTCCTGGGCGATCAGTACCCCTGCcgccttcctcttcctccaccaCCACTTTCTTCTCAGCCTCTCGAAAAGCACTGGTTAAAAAAACACGATCTGTCACCACCACCAACATcactaccaccaccacctcctcctctcgcACAAAGCACACAAAG GATCTGGCAGCACTACGCAAAGTGTTTGCAGAGAGGAACCTGAACAGCTGCACACCAGCTGACTCCACCACCAAACAAGCTGCTGTTAAAACAGAA CTGGTAGTGCCCAGCAAACCAGAGGATCCAGCCGCCAGGTGTCCGCCGCCGGTCAAGACTCAGAGCAGCAGTCAGAAACCTCAGTGGACAGTACAACAGGACCTCACCTGTAACTGTTACATGACTGACCGTGTCTGCAACGTCTGCATGTCCAG gAAGCAGCAGGTGGCACCCAGAGGTGGAACACCAGGCTTTAGAGCACCAGAAGTCCTCACCAAGTGTCCCGACCAAGGAACAG CCATAGATGTGTGGTCAGCTGGTGTGATCCTGCTCTCACTTCTCAGTGGTCGTTATCCGTTCTTTAAAGCCAGCGATGATCTGATTGCTCTCACTCAGATCATGATCATACGAGGCTCTAGAGAGACAATCCAGGCAGCTAAGTCGTTTG GTAAAGCGGTGGTGTGCAGCCGGGAGCTTCCTCGACAGGACCTCAGGACGCTGTGTGAGACGCTCCGTGGACGGAGGCCGTCACCAGATGATGAAGTCACACCAGTTCCTGAAGCCACCACCCGTCATCTCAAAATCCAAGATGACACGCCCACACACCGTCCCATTGAGGGAACATTTAAGCAGCACAATGATGGAGCAGGAGAAACTCTTTCTTCTCATCTTGCAAGCCGCCAGAAACAGTCGGGCAAAAAAGAAACCGCAAATTGTCTCGCAGAACAGAGCTCGGTAACAGATTGGAAGGTGGAGGAAGATGAGCGGGGTTGGGACAGCGTTCCTGATGAGGCCTACGACCTGCTGGACAAGCTGCTGGACCTGAACCCTCACAGCAGAATCACAGCTGCTGAGGCTCTGCAGCATCCACTGTTCAAGGACCTTTGA